In Thermodesulfobacteriota bacterium, the genomic window AGGGGAAGGGCTTTCTTCGCGAAGAGGTAAGCCTCAGGGGCGGGGGGAAGAAGAAGACCGAGAGTATTGTCTCGATAGCCGGGGGGGGCGGGGGGGGTGGGGCGCTCGCGGGCCTGAAACGTTCTCCCCTGCAGGCAAAGGTACTCTCCTTCCTCATGGAAAGCGGCCCCGTGTCGCTTAAGTCCGTTAGAGAGGCTCTCGGAGGGGTGGACGACGCCGTCAGGAGGTTGAAAGAAAAGGGACTCATTACGGTTACCGAGAGGGAGGTCGCGAGGGACCCGGCGGCCGATATCGAGCCGAGGGCCATGAGCCACGACCCCAATAAAGAGCAGCAGGCCGCGCTTGACGCCATTACGGCGTCACTTGGGGGAAAGGAAAAGGAAAAAAAATTCTCTCCCTATCTCCTCTGGGGCATAACGGGGAGCGGAAAGACGCTGGTCTACCTGAAGGTGATCGAAGAGGTGGTAAGGAGCGGCCGTCGGGCGCTCATGCTGGTCCCGGAGATATCCCTTACATCGAGGGCCACGGCCTACCTCACCCATCGCTTCCCCGGCAGGGTCGCGGTGGTCCACAGCGCGCTTGGCGAAGGCGAGCGCTACGACCAGTGGAGGAGGATACTCCGGGGCGAGGTGGATGTCGTCATAGGCGCCCGGAGCGCACTCTTCTCTCCCATAAAGGAGCTCGGGGTCATAGTCGTCGACGAGGAGCACGACCCGTCGTACAAGCAGGATGAAGGGATAAGGTATAACGCGCGGGACTCAGCCCTGATGCTCGGGAAGTTCCTCGGCATTACCGTGGTCCTCGGCTCGGCCACCCCCTCGGTCGAGACTTTCCATAACGCGACCACGGGCAGGATTACCCCGCTCTATATAAGGAACAGGGTGGCAAGGAGCGAACTCCCCACGGTCGAGCTTATGGACATGAGGGGGAATAAGGGTGCGGTCCTCTCCGAAAGGCTAAGGGATCTCATCGGCGAGACCCTCGACCAGGGGCACCAGGCCCTGCTCTTCCTGAACAGGAGGGGCTTTTCCAACTTCCTCGCGTGCCGGGACTGCGGCCACACCTTCGAATGCCGGAACTGTTCGGTCACCCTTACCGTCCACAAGCGCGCACGGAGGCTCAAGTGCCACTACTGCGACATGGAGATGCCGATCCCCGGAAGCTGCCCCGGGTGCTCGAGCCATAACCTCGTCGACCCGGGCGTGGGTACGGAGAAGGTCGAAGAAGAGGTGAGAGCGCTCTTCCCCGGGGCGCGCGTTGGCAGGATGGACAGCGACACGACCCGCAGGAAGGGGACGGCCAAGGAGATACTTGATGCGGTCGAATCCGGGGAGATGGACGTGCTCGTCGGTACGCAGATGGTCTCCAAGGGGCACCACCTGCCGGGCATAACGCTCGTCGGCGTGGTCTCCGGCGACACCTCGCTCAACATCCCGGACTTCAGGGGTCCGGAGCGGAGTTTTCAGCTCCTCTCCCAGGCCTCGGGCAGGGCCGGGAGGGGGGAGGCGCCCGCAAGGGTGGTCATCCAGACGCTCAACCCCGAGCACTTCTGCTTCACCGCCGCCGCGGCCCACGACTACGAGGGGTTCTTCGCCGAAGAGATCGAGATGAGGCGCGAGGTCGGGTACCCGCCGTTTACGAGGCTCTGTTGCATGAGGGTGGACGGGACGAGCGAGAAGAGGGCCGAGGCCGCGGCCGTGGAGCTAAGGGGGGTGGCGGAGCGGGCCTTGCCGAAGGCTGGTGGGGAAAAGATCTCCGTCCTCGGCCCGGCCCCGGCGCTGCTCTCGAAGCTCAAGGGCCGCTACAGGTGGCAGCTGCTCGTAAAGGCCGGGGACGCCGCCACGATGAACGCCTTCCTCAGGAAGGTCAAGAAGGACTTTGATCTGAAGAAGCACGCGGGCGTAAAGCTCACCCTCGACGTGGACCCGGTGATGA contains:
- the priA gene encoding primosomal protein N', producing GKGFLREEVSLRGGGKKKTESIVSIAGGGGGGGALAGLKRSPLQAKVLSFLMESGPVSLKSVREALGGVDDAVRRLKEKGLITVTEREVARDPAADIEPRAMSHDPNKEQQAALDAITASLGGKEKEKKFSPYLLWGITGSGKTLVYLKVIEEVVRSGRRALMLVPEISLTSRATAYLTHRFPGRVAVVHSALGEGERYDQWRRILRGEVDVVIGARSALFSPIKELGVIVVDEEHDPSYKQDEGIRYNARDSALMLGKFLGITVVLGSATPSVETFHNATTGRITPLYIRNRVARSELPTVELMDMRGNKGAVLSERLRDLIGETLDQGHQALLFLNRRGFSNFLACRDCGHTFECRNCSVTLTVHKRARRLKCHYCDMEMPIPGSCPGCSSHNLVDPGVGTEKVEEEVRALFPGARVGRMDSDTTRRKGTAKEILDAVESGEMDVLVGTQMVSKGHHLPGITLVGVVSGDTSLNIPDFRGPERSFQLLSQASGRAGRGEAPARVVIQTLNPEHFCFTAAAAHDYEGFFAEEIEMRREVGYPPFTRLCCMRVDGTSEKRAEAAAVELRGVAERALPKAGGEKISVLGPAPALLSKLKGRYRWQLLVKAGDAATMNAFLRKVKKDFDLKKHAGVKLTLDVDPVMTV